A single Thermaerobacter sp. FW80 DNA region contains:
- a CDS encoding ABC transporter permease, with the protein MQYAGQRLVITLITLWAIATLTFFMMRAVPGGPFDAEKDLPPAVRANLEARYHLDWPVWRQYLDYLYRTAVWDLGPSFTYPNRTVNDIVAEGFRVSAALGALAIAVALVLGIGVGVVAALHHGRWLDRAAMFAATLGISIPNFILSGLLIYVFAFRLRWLPAGLWGKPEQAVMPTLALAALPTAVIARLVRANMLEVLRQDFITVCHAKGLSPGRVVFVHALRSAVLPVITYLGPLAAGVLTGSFVVENIFAIPGLGKYFVQSVTNRDYTVIMGVTMFYSVLLVVANALVDLAYRLVDPRIRL; encoded by the coding sequence GTGCAGTACGCCGGCCAGCGCCTGGTGATCACGCTGATCACCCTCTGGGCCATCGCGACGCTGACCTTCTTCATGATGCGCGCGGTGCCGGGCGGGCCCTTCGACGCGGAGAAGGACCTGCCGCCGGCGGTCAGGGCGAACCTCGAGGCCCGGTACCACCTGGACTGGCCGGTCTGGCGGCAGTACCTGGACTACCTCTACCGCACCGCGGTGTGGGACCTGGGGCCGTCCTTCACCTACCCCAACCGGACGGTCAACGACATCGTGGCCGAGGGGTTCCGGGTGTCCGCGGCCCTGGGTGCCCTGGCCATCGCGGTCGCGCTGGTCCTGGGGATCGGCGTGGGCGTGGTGGCGGCGCTGCACCACGGCCGCTGGCTCGATCGGGCGGCGATGTTCGCCGCGACCCTGGGCATCTCCATCCCCAACTTCATCCTGAGCGGGCTGCTGATCTACGTGTTCGCCTTCCGCCTGCGGTGGTTGCCGGCCGGCCTGTGGGGCAAGCCCGAGCAGGCGGTCATGCCCACCCTCGCGCTGGCGGCGCTCCCGACGGCGGTCATCGCGCGGCTGGTGCGGGCCAACATGCTGGAGGTCCTGCGGCAGGACTTCATCACCGTCTGTCACGCCAAGGGGTTGAGCCCCGGCCGGGTGGTGTTCGTCCACGCCCTGCGCAGCGCCGTGCTGCCGGTGATCACGTACCTCGGCCCGCTGGCCGCCGGGGTCCTGACGGGTAGCTTCGTGGTGGAGAACATCTTCGCGATCCCGGGCCTCGGCAAGTACTTCGTCCAGAGCGTGACGAACCGCGACTACACCGTCATCATGGGCGTCACCATGTTCTACAGCGTGCTGCTGGTGGTCGCCAACGCATTGGTCGACCTGGCCTATCGGCTGGTGGATCCCCGCATCCGCCTCTGA
- a CDS encoding ABC transporter permease → MKASSHQALPGSPARPRSDPAEGGGSASTGPGGGAPGAGGEGGGSPAVPWAEGGDGFGGVPPEALAPAAPGYWQEAWRRLRRNPLAMAGLVVIGLMVLAAAIGPVLSPYGYDEQVLAEANQPPSAAHWFGTDHLGRDILTRVLYGARISLAVGIMASLIGLTIGVAYGAIAGFYGGVVDNVMMRVIDVIYGLPFILYVVLLMVVLGPGLDNVFIALGAVYWTGMARIVRGEVLSLKQREFVLAARVMGVPPWRVVWRHLVPNAIGPILVTMTLLVPEAIFSEAFLSYLGLGVQAPIASWGVLAAEGNRALRAAPWALFFPATFICITMLAFNFLGDGLRDALDPRLR, encoded by the coding sequence ATGAAAGCGTCGTCGCACCAGGCGCTGCCCGGGTCACCGGCACGGCCGCGGTCCGACCCGGCCGAGGGAGGGGGGAGCGCTTCCACCGGGCCGGGAGGTGGCGCACCCGGTGCCGGCGGCGAAGGGGGCGGCTCCCCGGCTGTACCGTGGGCCGAGGGCGGCGACGGCTTCGGGGGGGTACCCCCGGAGGCGCTGGCCCCGGCGGCACCGGGATACTGGCAGGAGGCCTGGCGCCGCCTGCGGAGGAACCCGCTGGCGATGGCAGGGCTGGTGGTCATCGGGCTGATGGTCCTGGCCGCGGCCATCGGACCGGTCCTCTCGCCCTACGGCTACGACGAGCAGGTGCTCGCCGAGGCGAACCAGCCGCCCAGCGCCGCCCACTGGTTCGGCACCGACCACCTGGGGCGGGACATCCTGACCCGCGTGCTCTACGGAGCCCGCATCTCGCTGGCCGTGGGCATCATGGCCAGCTTGATCGGCCTCACCATCGGCGTGGCCTACGGCGCCATCGCCGGGTTCTACGGCGGGGTCGTCGACAACGTCATGATGCGCGTCATCGATGTGATCTACGGGCTGCCCTTCATCCTCTACGTGGTCCTGCTCATGGTGGTCCTGGGACCCGGCCTGGACAACGTCTTCATCGCCCTGGGGGCGGTGTACTGGACGGGGATGGCGCGGATCGTGCGGGGCGAGGTCTTGAGCCTCAAACAGCGGGAGTTCGTCCTCGCCGCCCGCGTCATGGGCGTCCCGCCCTGGCGGGTGGTCTGGCGCCACCTGGTGCCCAATGCCATCGGTCCCATCCTGGTCACGATGACGCTTTTGGTGCCCGAGGCCATCTTCAGCGAGGCCTTCCTGAGCTACTTGGGCCTGGGGGTGCAGGCCCCCATCGCCTCCTGGGGCGTGCTGGCCGCCGAGGGCAACCGCGCCTTGCGGGCGGCCCCGTGGGCCCTGTTCTTCCCGGCCACCTTCATCTGCATCACCATGCTGGCCTTCAACTTCCTGGGGGATGGGTTGCGGGACGCGCTGGATCCGCGGCTGCGCTGA
- a CDS encoding DUF1648 domain-containing protein, translated as MEERGVRTDTASQDAPAGPGNAAPGAPRGHAGTWQDALEAAWRKPLEPGERVLELAAALLLLASFVWVAIWWPHLPDQVPIHFNLRGEADGFAAKGSIWGLLGIGVLLYALATAVTRWPASLLNWPIEPRPETARAMARASRHLLRGFKFLLMAAWLHLTVGVTAVALGRWVGLTPWFYLWIVALLAVAIGGCAAVYRAGLRLRAAPAASGPDGPWPDVVDFPAARSKILMALTAIPPLIPFYMALRGDETAIVGFVALGPYLLVVGYTFWRPSYYRVTPTHLQIRVGLMDFDVPLQRIRRVRPTWNPVASAAPSLRRVAIETDAGETVLVSPVDREGFIAVLRERCPQAVVEGGRGPCR; from the coding sequence TTGGAGGAGAGGGGTGTCCGCACCGACACGGCCTCCCAGGACGCGCCCGCGGGCCCCGGGAACGCGGCCCCCGGGGCGCCCCGTGGTCATGCGGGGACCTGGCAGGACGCCCTGGAGGCGGCGTGGCGCAAGCCCCTGGAGCCCGGCGAGCGCGTGCTGGAACTCGCCGCCGCCCTCCTCTTGCTGGCGTCCTTCGTCTGGGTCGCCATCTGGTGGCCCCATCTGCCCGACCAGGTCCCCATCCACTTCAACCTGCGGGGCGAGGCCGACGGCTTCGCCGCCAAGGGAAGCATCTGGGGCCTGCTCGGGATCGGCGTGCTCCTCTACGCGCTGGCCACGGCGGTGACGCGATGGCCGGCGTCCCTGCTCAACTGGCCCATCGAACCCCGGCCGGAGACGGCCCGGGCCATGGCCCGCGCCAGCCGCCACCTGCTCCGTGGGTTCAAGTTCCTGCTCATGGCTGCGTGGCTGCATCTGACGGTGGGGGTCACCGCCGTCGCCCTGGGCCGGTGGGTCGGCCTTACCCCCTGGTTCTATCTGTGGATCGTGGCGCTGCTGGCGGTGGCGATCGGGGGGTGCGCGGCGGTGTACCGGGCGGGGCTGCGCCTTCGGGCGGCGCCGGCCGCGAGCGGGCCGGACGGGCCCTGGCCGGACGTGGTCGACTTCCCCGCCGCCCGCAGCAAGATCCTGATGGCCCTGACGGCGATCCCGCCGCTGATTCCCTTCTACATGGCGCTGCGCGGAGACGAGACGGCCATCGTCGGCTTCGTCGCCTTGGGGCCGTACCTCTTGGTGGTGGGCTACACCTTCTGGCGCCCGTCCTACTACCGCGTCACGCCGACCCACCTCCAGATCCGGGTGGGGCTGATGGACTTTGACGTGCCGCTCCAGCGCATCCGCCGGGTGCGACCGACGTGGAACCCTGTAGCGAGCGCCGCACCGTCCCTGCGCCGCGTGGCCATCGAGACCGACGCGGGCGAGACGGTGCTGGTATCCCCCGTGGATCGCGAGGGCTTCATCGCGGTCCTACGGGAACGCTGCCCCCAGGCCGTGGTCGAAGGCGGCCGCGGCCCATGCCGCTGA
- a CDS encoding peptide ABC transporter substrate-binding protein produces the protein MSHGSWRRLPRRLRRAGGVALMVALVVSLALGGCGAPSSSGEGGAGGGDEQVLNDNIGSEPPTLDPALMTDLTSFQIVNAVMEGLTRIGPKGVEPGMAESWDVSDDQLTYTFHLRDAVWQNGDPVTAHDFVYAWLRVLDPKTAAPYAYQLYYVKNAQKYNSGELTDPSQVGVKALDDKTLQVTLEAPTPYFLSLTAFPTLMPVHEATVEANPDWAGEAATYVGNGPFRIAEWVHDSHIDLVKSDTYWDKDTVRLERMHIVMVNEGSTAETMFANGELDSNGSLNPQDIPQLLASGEAKTSPIISVTSIYFNTKRKPFDDPRVRKAFTLALDRKAIVEQVLKGGQKPALAFVPYGIPNPVTGKDFREEGGDYFQDADVETARRLLAEAGYPNGQGFPKVTYLYNDNDTNRALAEAYQQMWKQNLGVQVELQSMEWKVYLETTKRGEYDLSRGNWVGDYLDPMTFLDLWVTGGGNNRVGWSNREYDRLIAEAKATADQEVRFRNMHEAERILMDEMPVGPIFFGVNVYQEKPYVKGVFRTALGTTDYKWAYIEGKGR, from the coding sequence GTGAGCCACGGTTCGTGGCGGCGGTTGCCGCGACGTCTTCGCCGGGCGGGCGGCGTCGCGCTCATGGTGGCGTTGGTCGTCTCGCTGGCCCTCGGCGGCTGCGGGGCGCCGAGTTCGTCCGGAGAGGGGGGCGCGGGGGGCGGCGACGAGCAGGTGCTCAACGACAACATCGGCTCCGAGCCCCCGACGCTGGATCCCGCGCTGATGACCGATCTCACCAGCTTCCAGATCGTCAATGCGGTGATGGAGGGCCTCACGCGCATCGGGCCCAAGGGTGTGGAGCCCGGCATGGCGGAGTCCTGGGATGTGAGCGACGACCAGTTGACCTACACCTTCCACCTGCGGGACGCCGTCTGGCAGAACGGCGATCCCGTCACCGCCCACGACTTCGTCTACGCCTGGCTGCGGGTGCTGGACCCCAAGACCGCGGCTCCCTACGCCTACCAGCTCTACTACGTCAAGAACGCGCAGAAGTACAACAGCGGCGAGCTCACCGACCCCTCGCAGGTGGGCGTCAAGGCCCTCGACGACAAGACGCTGCAGGTGACCCTCGAGGCGCCGACGCCGTACTTCCTCAGCCTGACCGCCTTCCCCACGCTGATGCCGGTCCACGAGGCGACGGTGGAGGCCAACCCCGACTGGGCGGGGGAGGCCGCGACCTACGTGGGCAACGGTCCCTTCCGGATCGCCGAGTGGGTCCACGACAGCCACATCGACCTCGTCAAGAGCGACACCTACTGGGACAAGGACACGGTGCGCCTCGAGCGGATGCACATCGTCATGGTCAACGAGGGCAGCACCGCCGAGACCATGTTCGCCAACGGCGAGCTGGACTCCAACGGCAGCCTGAACCCCCAGGACATCCCCCAGCTGCTGGCGAGCGGCGAGGCGAAGACGTCGCCCATCATCAGCGTGACGTCGATCTACTTCAACACGAAGCGGAAGCCCTTCGACGACCCGCGGGTGCGCAAGGCCTTCACCCTGGCCCTGGACCGCAAGGCCATCGTCGAGCAGGTCCTCAAGGGCGGGCAGAAGCCGGCGCTGGCCTTCGTGCCCTACGGCATCCCCAACCCGGTGACCGGCAAGGACTTCCGGGAGGAGGGCGGCGACTACTTCCAGGACGCCGACGTGGAGACGGCGCGGCGGCTCCTGGCGGAGGCGGGCTATCCCAACGGACAGGGCTTCCCCAAGGTGACCTACTTGTACAACGACAACGACACGAACCGGGCCCTGGCCGAAGCCTACCAGCAGATGTGGAAGCAGAACCTGGGCGTGCAGGTGGAGCTCCAGTCCATGGAGTGGAAGGTGTACCTGGAGACCACCAAGCGGGGTGAGTACGACCTGAGTCGCGGCAACTGGGTGGGCGACTACCTGGATCCCATGACCTTCCTCGACCTGTGGGTGACGGGCGGCGGCAACAACCGGGTCGGGTGGTCGAACCGCGAGTATGACCGGCTGATCGCCGAGGCCAAGGCCACCGCCGATCAGGAGGTCCGCTTCCGCAACATGCACGAGGCGGAGCGGATCCTGATGGACGAGATGCCCGTGGGGCCGATCTTCTTCGGGGTCAACGTCTACCAGGAGAAGCCGTACGTGAAGGGCGTGTTCCGCACGGCCCTGGGGACCACGGACTACAAGTGGGCGTACATCGAGGGCAAGGGCCGGTGA